In Planktothrix serta PCC 8927, one DNA window encodes the following:
- a CDS encoding tetratricopeptide repeat protein, which translates to DNLEKAIAAYQAALEVYTRTAFPEDWAMTQNNLAAAYYSRIRGERADNLEKAIAAYQAALEVYTRTAFPE; encoded by the coding sequence CCGACAACCTGGAAAAGGCGATCGCAGCCTATCAAGCGGCTTTAGAAGTTTATACCCGGACTGCTTTTCCCGAAGATTGGGCAATGACCCAAAATAACTTGGCGGCTGCCTACTATAGTCGCATCCGGGGAGAGCGGGCCGACAACCTGGAAAAGGCGATCGCAGCCTATCAAGCGGCTTTAGAAGTTTATACCCGGACTGCTTTTCCCGAA